From the genome of bacterium, one region includes:
- a CDS encoding TolC family protein gives MAKEKLTLDEFLGLVRTESPDLAIETATIDAFKSRASGINIPPGMVGWMQMKTGGDTSNGVEVFQEVPFPTKIIQDKRTRTLDYETQKQMGFLQKTGILAKARVAYVEFWGASARLAVLKEKHHWLRHHAELFKTTTLSDNTAKVHLLGVESETDLLENEVLEAEAALTEARNLLNGLVPSLAERTLVPVEPVLQSPKIPSSKNPFITWKEKELKAKKAELALAKQSYLPDVSVRFRTFEGMSASQVDRELMVGVTVPLLSFGQSRAQVKTANAEKVKAEAELKKISTTSQSMLSSFTKKAESLKSQFYTLKNKLIPRAKERVELMKNISPRTMEGLDEHKMVMTDYLDLRLKAVNLRVEYEKNFQEILQLTGNTQGGTL, from the coding sequence ATGGCCAAGGAAAAGCTCACATTAGATGAGTTTTTAGGCTTGGTCCGTACGGAAAGCCCCGACTTGGCCATTGAAACGGCCACCATCGATGCGTTTAAATCCCGTGCCTCCGGAATCAATATCCCGCCTGGCATGGTGGGCTGGATGCAGATGAAAACCGGCGGCGATACCAGTAACGGCGTTGAGGTTTTTCAGGAAGTCCCTTTCCCCACAAAAATCATTCAGGATAAAAGAACACGGACTCTTGATTACGAAACCCAAAAACAAATGGGTTTCCTCCAAAAAACAGGAATCCTCGCCAAAGCCCGGGTGGCCTATGTGGAGTTTTGGGGGGCTTCGGCACGCCTTGCCGTTCTAAAAGAAAAACACCATTGGCTCCGCCATCATGCCGAACTCTTCAAAACCACCACGCTTTCCGACAATACGGCCAAGGTCCATTTGTTGGGCGTGGAATCGGAAACGGATCTTTTAGAGAACGAAGTGTTGGAAGCGGAAGCGGCGCTTACTGAGGCGCGTAATCTCTTAAACGGCCTTGTCCCTTCGCTTGCAGAACGGACGCTCGTTCCCGTTGAGCCTGTCCTGCAGAGCCCTAAAATTCCCTCATCAAAAAATCCTTTTATCACGTGGAAGGAAAAGGAACTGAAAGCTAAAAAAGCCGAGCTCGCGCTGGCTAAACAATCCTATCTGCCGGATGTCTCCGTCCGTTTTCGTACCTTTGAGGGGATGTCGGCTTCCCAAGTGGATCGGGAGTTAATGGTAGGAGTAACGGTTCCTCTCCTTTCTTTCGGGCAATCGCGCGCTCAGGTGAAGACAGCAAATGCCGAAAAGGTGAAAGCCGAAGCGGAACTTAAAAAAATAAGCACCACGTCACAATCCATGCTGTCGTCTTTTACAAAAAAAGCGGAGTCGCTTAAAAGCCAATTTTACACCCTCAAAAATAAACTCATCCCACGGGCCAAAGAGAGGGTGGAGCTGATGAAAAACATTTCCCCCCGCACCATGGAAGGCCTGGATGAGCATAAAATGGTGATGACCGATTATCTGGATTTAAGATTAAAAGCCGTGAATTTAAGAGTTGAATACGAAAAAAACTTTCAGGAAATTTTACAACTCACCGGAAATACTCAAGGAGGCACATTATGA